The Penaeus vannamei isolate JL-2024 chromosome 13, ASM4276789v1, whole genome shotgun sequence genome window below encodes:
- the LOC138863841 gene encoding cuticle protein AMP1A-like, translating to MKLAILALLATAASAATLYEAPRAQARAFDSAENVPILRDDRLIDDDGKYNFDFETANGITVSESGAPVGEDGAINSAGSFSYTAPDGTPVHVTFVADENGFQPQSDLLPVAPEFPHPIPQFVLDQIAFAAEEDAARARGELRGASQPSSRYGAP from the exons ATGAAGCTT GCTATCCTCGCCCTCCTGGccaccgccgcctccgccgctacGCTGTATGAAGCCCCGCGGGCACAGGCTCGCGCCTTCGACTCCGCTGAGAATGTGCCCATCCTGAGGGACGACCGCTTGATCGACGACGACGGAAAGTACAACTTCGACTTCGAGACTGCCAACGGCATCACGGTGTCGGAGTCTGGGGCTCCAGTGGGCGAGGACGGTGCCATCAACAGCGCCGGTTCCTTCTC GTACACCGCTCCTGACGGCACTCCCGTGCACGTGACGTTcgtggctgacgagaacggcttccagccccagtccgacctcctgcccgtggctcccgagttcccccacccgatccctcagttcgtcctcgaccagatcgccttcgccgctgaggaggacgccgcccgcgcccgcggtGAGCTCAGGGGCGCCAGCCAACCCTCTAGCAGATATGGAGCTCCTTAA
- the LOC113802576 gene encoding cuticle protein AMP1A-like translates to MKLAILALLATAASAATLYEAPRAQARAFDSAENVPILRDDRLIDDDGKYNFDFETANGITVSESGAPVGEDGAVNSAGSFSYTAPDGTPVHVTFVADENGFQPQSDLLPVAPEFPHPIPQFVLDQIAFAAEEDAARARGELRGASQPSSRYGAP, encoded by the exons ATGAAGCTT GCTATCCTCGCCCTCCTGGccaccgccgcctccgccgctacGCTGTATGAAGCCCCGCGGGCACAGGCTCGCGCCTTCGACTCCGCTGAGAATGTGCCCATCCTGAGGGACGACCGCTTGATCGACGACGACGGAAAGTACAACTTCGACTTCGAGACTGCCAACGGCATCACGGTGTCGGAGTCTGGCGCTCCAGTGGGCGAGGACGGTGCCGTCAACAGCGCCGGTTCCTTCTC GTACACCGCTCCTGACGGCACTCCCGTGCACGTGACGTTcgtggctgacgagaacggcttccagccccagtccgacctcctgcccgtggctcccgagttcccccacccgatccctcagttcgtcctcgaccagatcgccttcgccgctgaggaggacgccgcccgcgcccgcggtGAGCTAAGGGGCGCCAGCCAACCCTCTAGCAGATATGGAGCTCCTTAA
- the LOC113810920 gene encoding cuticle protein AMP1B, producing the protein MKFVVLSLVVVGVFAAPQYESEQGQARFDDSREHVPILKDERVIENDGRYNFDVATGNGIVVSESGSPGAVGSINSAGSFAYTAPDGTPVEVKFIADENGYQPQSDLLPVPPAFPHPIPDFVLEQIEFARQQEAARARGELRDSSQTSDRYDAP; encoded by the exons ATGAAGTTC GTAGTGCTTTCTCTCGTTGTGGTCGGGGTCTTCGCCGCCCCTCAGTACGAGTCCGAGCAGGGGCAGGCTCGCTTCGACGACAGCAGGGAGCACGTGCCCATCCTCAAGGACGAGCGCGTGATCGAGAACGACGGGAGGTACAACTTCGACGTGGCGACCGGGAACGGCATCGTGGTGTCTGAGTCTGGCTCTCCAGGCGCCGTCGGGAGCATCAACAGCGCCGGAAGCTTTGC ATACACCGCTCCCGACGGCACTCCCGTAGAAGTCAAATTCATCGCCGACGAGAACGGCTACCAGCCCCAGTCCGACCTCCTGCCCGTGCCCCCCGcattcccccacccgatccccgaCTTCGTCCTCGAGCAGATCGAGTTCGCCAGACAGCAGGAAGCCGCTCGAGCCCGCGGGGAACTCAGGGACTCCAGCCAGACCTCCGACAGATACGATGCTCCCTAA